One Solanum lycopersicum chromosome 4, SLM_r2.1 DNA window includes the following coding sequences:
- the LOC101251273 gene encoding uncharacterized protein, which translates to MEEDQDLKYFCKLCDKKYPCGKSFGGHMRSHVLAKEKVEFKQKKLQSWIDGGKNSSKKDHKSQFELSEHSGYGLRDNPKKTWRASDSRSPLLSQENVCQQCGKVFQSLKALCGHMACHSGKDRGGSKDDHSWTSENKNLLMDSNSDTEADEPKLKSRSNTKRYNRLVAKSSSFCLVNNRSVSSPVSEIDEQDQEEVAKCLMMLSMDSGIWNGVNSVVESSDNNSVILETKSSSVDMKVARKGCLKPAENVDETHRRCKKEADRNLKLNALNAEAESENSDSGYFLGEYMKVESDASVDEFHRNVNYQWNTSNKSLRVWCDETRRDVEKGFNRTTTKYITEMRNGSTKDYKYESYGMASNLAKSESRKRIKDISYEPELGKESSFRKIKVGFKGPEGSKHTRKKKKYECFNCKKAFSSYQALGGHRPCNKKANAYFESTYETDENGRGAENGPSYIDKGKHRETFNNRKPTVHDGQDVNYNPEKKMKPKKFKGHECPFCNRMFKSGQALGGHKRSHFLVGSQENHNQASVVKGSEFADLLDLNLPAPVEDMNGEPTFVHW; encoded by the coding sequence ATGGAAGAAGATCAAGATTTGAAGTACTTTTGTAAGTTGTGTGACAAGAAGTATCCATGTGGGAAGTCATTTGGTGGTCATATGAGGTCTCATGTACTAGCAAAGGAAAAAGTTGAGTTTAAACAGAAAAagttgcaatcttggattgatGGTGGGAAGAATAGTAGCAAGAAAGATCATAAATCACAGTTTGAATTAAGTGAACATTCTGGTTATGGTCTTAGAGACAATCCCAAGAAAACTTGGAGGGCTTCGGATTCGAGGTCTCCTTTGTTGTCTCAAGAGAATGTTTGTCAGCAATGTGGTAAGGTGTTTCAATCGTTGAAAGCTTTGTGTGGTCATATGGCGTGTCACTCTGGCAAAGACAGGGGAGGGTCGAAAGATGATCACTCGTGGACTAGTGAAAACAAGAATCTGTTGATGGATAGCAACTCGGATACTGAAGCCGATGAGCCAAAGCTGAAGAGCAGATCAAATACTAAAAGGTACAATAGACTTGTAGCTAAGTCTTCCTCTTTTTGCTTAGTTAACAATAGAAGTGTTTCATCACCTGTTTCTGAGATTGATGAGCAAGATCAAGAGGAAGTAGCTAAGTGTTTGATGATGTTGTCGATGGATTCTGGGATTTGGAATGGTGTCAATTCAGTTGTTGAGTCTTCTGACAACAATTCTGTTATTTTGGAGACGAAATCATCATCTGTCGACATGAAAGTAGCTAGAAAGGGTTGTCTAAAGCCTGCTGAAAATGTAGATGAAACACATCGAAGGTGTAAAAAAGAGGCGGATAGAAACTTGAAACTTAATGCTTTGAATGCTGAAGCTGAGTCTGAGAATTCTGATTCCGGATACTTTTTAGGCGAATATATGAAAGTTGAATCAGATGCATCTGTTGATGAGTTCCATAGAAATGTTAATTACCAATGGAATACATCTAACAAGAGTCTCAGAGTTTGGTGCGATGAGACTAGAAGAGACGTGGAAAAGGGCTTTAACAGAACAACAACAAAGTACATAACAGAAATGAGGAATGGTTCAACCAAAGACTATAAATATGAAAGCTATGGAATGGCTTCAAATTTGGCTAAGAGTGAATCAAGAAAGAGAATAAAGGATATATCTTATGAACCAGAATTAGGAAAAGAGTCGTCGTTTAGGAAGATAAAGGTCGGTTTTAAAGGTCCTGAAGGAAGCAAACATACtcggaagaaaaaaaagtatgagTGCTTCAACTGCAAGAAGGCATTTAGCTCTTATCAGGCTCTTGGTGGACACAGACCTTGCAACAAAAAAGCCAATGCCTATTTCGAATCAACATATGAAACCGATGAGAATGGTCGTGGTGCTGAAAATGGTCCTAGTTACATAGACAAGGGTAAGCATAGGGAGACATTTAACAACAGAAAACCAACTGTTCATGATGGTCAAGATGTCAATTACAATCCTGAGAAGAAGATGAAGCCTAAAAAGTTCAAAGGGCATGAATGCCCGTTCTGCAACAGGATGTTTAAGTCTGGACAAGCTTTAGGTGGCCACAAAAGGTCACATTTTCTTGTTGGTTCACAGGAGAATCATAATCAAGCTTCAGTAGTCAAAGGATCAGAATTTGCTGATTTACTTGATCTTAACCTTCCTGCTCCTGTTGAGGACATGAACGGTGAGCCTACCTTTGTGCATTGGTAG